The Natrarchaeobaculum sulfurireducens genome segment GTTGTTGCACCACACTCTGGGCAGATTCCAGCTGCAAACGATCGATGAACCTGTAATCCAAGTTGGAACGCAACTGCAAAGATCTCGAACGGTTCCCGATCTTGAACACTGGCCGGTGACACCTCGAATCCGGCCAGCGTCCCATCTGGAAGGGTATCGTCCTGTACGAATGCGCCTGGACACTCGAGACAGCGGATGAACAGCCAGTCGTCGTCTAACGAGATTGCGGACGTCCCACCACAGTAGGGACAGGGCTCCTCGAGTGGGATCGTTTCGAACTGCATTTCTTCCGAGATATTCCCTGCACTGACAGCTCGAACGATTCGGACACCGGCCTGCCTGATACGATACCCGCCATCAACTCGCTGAACGAATCCGGCATCACGGAGCGATCGAAGGTGGTAGTTGAAGTTTCCCGAATCGCGCGTAAAATCCTCACTCAATCGCTCACTAACCCGGTTCGCAAGTTCGCCGTAAGCGAGAGGCTTGGCCGCAAAGGTGTCGGCTTCCTGTGCGTCACTAAGGACATAAAGAACGGCCAGTCGGAGTTCGTGACTGAGTACTTGAAACACATCGTCCGGCAAATCATCACTAGAGTTATCGGTCATGGTTATGGTATGCTGTGTGAGTACAGGTTGTTATCTCGTGGAATCGGAAGATCATCACAGTCAAAACAGCGGTGCAATCGTTTCATGTCGAATTGATGTCCCACTGATAGCAACTGAGAGGCTCATTTCACCAACTCCGGATTCGAGTTCGAGAGCATCCCCCACTCGCCCTCGTGGATCGTAGTTCAACATCATCCGGTTCGCACCTCGTGGATTCGCCCGAAGATGAGTCCAGAGCGCTTGAGCAGCAGCCTCGTGGCCAGGTAGATACCAGAGATCGGAGAGCATCGTCATTCGAAGTGTCTTGCTTTCCGGAATTGCCGGTGGCAACTCGTCTGCGTCCTCGAGTTCAGGCGGCAGCGAATCGACGACGAGTGCCATCGCCTTGTGCATGTGGGAGACGAAGACGCCAGCGACGACTTCGTCCTCTACCGTTGCAACGACGTAGCGATGCAACGGCTCGTCGATCGGTGAATCAGAGAGTCGGCTCTCCAGCCCCTCTACAGTATACGGCCGATAAACGTCGGCATCGGCGTAGAAGCTGTTCGATCGGTCAACTGCTGCAATCCGTTCTGGCGGACTCGCATCGTGGACATCGACTTCGGTCGGCGGGGCCTCCTCGAGTGGTGGTGCTGACTCGATGGAAATTCTGCTATATCCCATGAGAGCGTGAAACAAGTATGGGACGCAAGAGACCGAGCTGTATTCCGTGTCTGAGAACACGTGGTGCTGACTGGTCCGAGTGCGTAGGAAGCCGAGTCCTGGGCATGACAGCCCGACTGCCGCTCTTGGCGGCAGTCGGGAAAGCCCGCATAGGTGAATCTCTGTTTCACGCACCAGCGTTCCAAGGTGAGTCCAATGTTCATTGGAATCGACGTACACAAGCGGTACTCACAGATCGCAGTACTGGACAAAAACGGTGAGATCGTCGAAGAGGTTCGCGTCGAAAACGCGAACCTCGACGACTTTGCCCAGCGGTACGCTGGGTCAAAAGCCGCGCTTGAAGCGACCAGCAACTACTATCACATCCACGATACGCTTTCAGCGTATCTGGATGTGACCGTCGCCAATCCCGGCGAATTGAAGTTGATCTCCGACTCTGACAAGAAAACTGACCGCGTTGACGCGAAACAACTCGCTCGAATGCTTCGGTTAGGCTCGGTTCCTGAGAGCTACGTTCCAACCGA includes the following:
- a CDS encoding ArsR/SmtB family transcription factor; this encodes MFQVLSHELRLAVLYVLSDAQEADTFAAKPLAYGELANRVSERLSEDFTRDSGNFNYHLRSLRDAGFVQRVDGGYRIRQAGVRIVRAVSAGNISEEMQFETIPLEEPCPYCGGTSAISLDDDWLFIRCLECPGAFVQDDTLPDGTLAGFEVSPASVQDREPFEIFAVAFQLGLQVHRSFAAGICPECGATTTTETLEICLDHELNAEQVCECCERTTDEFLAVSCDICDRSLMTFPAIVVATDPHVIAVMYERGRNVTNQTWGALASPPDWPSRYVNRDPVVIEYTIPVPDGEDIHVRLDESLTVTVT